The following are from one region of the Microbacterium sp. BK668 genome:
- a CDS encoding MFS transporter: MSPWRLRLLIVSLLTVSLLGALDHTIVATSLATVAGELGALEHMSWVVVGYTLASTVLLPVIGKLGDAIGPRGVFLTSLILFLLASLACGFAQDMPQLIAARVVQGMSSAGIQLMSQTIVAEVTTPRVRPKYLAIIGAAFPIAILIGPVLGGLITDYWGWQWVFWINLPFGVAALLLAIVAVPKIAGFGRRRFDLAGSVAFTVGMVALVLAVTWVGDAALTAASIVSFAVAAIAFAAFFLFELRAPEPLVPLRLFANRTVAAGVALSAIIGIGLFSITAYLPTYVQMAYRTSATVSGLIPIATVFGMLLSNLATGWLVSRTGHYRVYPIAGTALGAAGLFTMSLLPVGVPLWVPMIVMAVVGVGTGAFMSLVIAVVQSAAPRRDTGSVTATVNLVRQIGSTVATAIIGGVVGFGVAARLPGSMDASTLTPQLVHAAAPAVQTEVAAIYTGVFAPVFAALAVVYAAGVIAAILLPAGRLSDETAPVASSEPVTA; the protein is encoded by the coding sequence ATGTCACCGTGGAGGCTCCGCCTCCTGATCGTCTCCCTTCTGACGGTCTCCCTGCTGGGCGCCCTCGATCACACGATCGTCGCGACCTCGCTCGCCACCGTCGCCGGCGAGCTCGGCGCCCTCGAGCACATGAGCTGGGTGGTCGTCGGCTACACCCTCGCGAGCACCGTGCTGCTTCCTGTCATCGGCAAGCTGGGCGACGCGATCGGTCCGCGCGGGGTGTTCCTCACCTCGCTGATCCTCTTCCTCCTCGCCTCGCTCGCGTGCGGGTTCGCGCAGGACATGCCGCAGCTCATCGCCGCGCGCGTCGTGCAGGGGATGAGCTCGGCGGGCATCCAGCTCATGTCCCAGACCATCGTCGCCGAGGTCACGACCCCGCGCGTGCGGCCCAAGTACCTCGCGATCATCGGCGCCGCCTTCCCGATCGCGATCCTCATCGGCCCCGTCCTCGGCGGTCTGATCACCGACTACTGGGGCTGGCAGTGGGTCTTCTGGATCAACCTCCCCTTCGGCGTCGCGGCCCTGCTGCTTGCGATCGTCGCCGTGCCGAAGATCGCGGGATTCGGCCGTCGGCGCTTCGACCTCGCGGGATCTGTCGCGTTCACGGTCGGGATGGTGGCGCTCGTGCTCGCCGTCACGTGGGTCGGCGATGCGGCGCTCACCGCGGCATCCATCGTCTCGTTCGCCGTCGCCGCGATCGCGTTCGCGGCGTTCTTCCTCTTCGAGCTGCGCGCCCCCGAGCCTCTCGTGCCGCTGCGGCTCTTCGCGAACCGGACGGTGGCGGCGGGGGTCGCGCTCTCGGCGATCATCGGCATCGGGCTCTTCTCGATCACCGCCTACCTGCCCACCTACGTCCAGATGGCGTACCGCACGAGCGCGACGGTCTCGGGCCTGATTCCCATCGCGACGGTGTTCGGGATGCTGCTCTCCAACCTCGCCACCGGCTGGCTCGTGAGCCGGACCGGCCACTACCGCGTCTACCCCATCGCGGGCACGGCGCTCGGCGCCGCGGGACTGTTCACCATGTCGCTGCTCCCGGTCGGCGTGCCGCTGTGGGTGCCGATGATCGTCATGGCCGTCGTCGGCGTCGGCACGGGCGCGTTCATGAGTCTCGTCATCGCCGTCGTGCAGAGCGCTGCGCCGCGTCGCGACACGGGCTCGGTGACCGCGACCGTCAACCTCGTGCGCCAGATCGGCTCCACCGTCGCGACGGCGATCATCGGCGGCGTCGTCGGCTTCGGCGTCGCCGCTCGCCTGCCGGGATCGATGGATGCCTCGACCCTCACGCCGCAGCTCGTGCACGCGGCGGCGCCCGCCGTTCAGACGGAGGTGGCCGCGATCTACACGGGCGTCTTCGCCCCGGTCTTCGCGGCGCTCGCCGTCGTCTACGCCGCCGGCGTCATCGCCGCGATCCTCCTTCCCGCCGGCCGGCTCTCCGACGAGACCGCGCCCGTTGCCAGCTCCGAACCCGTCACCGCGTGA
- a CDS encoding GMC oxidoreductase has translation MSHQPTVAIVGSGPIGSAYARVILEADPDVRVVMFEAGPQLTAVPGESVRNITDPEEKARAREMSQGPQSGAFRETLGIPAGVVVEGMFTARQGTHLLDFGGEGSAHAPTFPAAAGATNVGGQGAHWTCAIPRPAFSEKVDFIDDGEWEDLISTAEGLLHAQSAAFADSPIGTAIRSLLDDEFGAELPPGYGVGTLPVAGDPQPDGSMVWAGANTVLGPLIEAGTPESARFELRDLTLVRRIEHEGGHATGVTIEDLRTKEVSFVPAEVVVVAADAFRSPQLLWASGIRPAALGRYLTEHHVVITTIALDEERMGGLISQEEFETELARRALNAADPVAAVNRIPFSEPDHPLSLQVMYAENPPFQLDPSHPAAGNRWGYVNMGYGVRKFPRVEDGVTFHDDELDYRGFPNMTIEYALTDAEQPELDEAHERIRRAGAALGTFIAEPRLLPNGSSLHYMGTMRMGAADDGTSVADPWSHVWGFDNLVVGGNALIPTANTMNPTLMSVAIAVRGARRVVDELADARVEVSAG, from the coding sequence ATGTCGCACCAGCCCACCGTCGCCATCGTCGGCTCCGGCCCGATCGGCTCCGCGTACGCCCGCGTGATCCTCGAGGCCGACCCAGACGTCCGCGTCGTCATGTTCGAAGCCGGGCCGCAGCTCACCGCCGTCCCGGGGGAGAGCGTGCGCAACATCACCGACCCGGAGGAGAAGGCCCGCGCCCGCGAGATGTCGCAGGGGCCGCAGTCCGGCGCCTTCCGCGAGACGCTGGGCATCCCCGCCGGTGTCGTCGTCGAAGGCATGTTCACGGCCCGGCAGGGCACGCACCTCCTCGACTTCGGCGGCGAGGGCTCGGCGCACGCGCCGACCTTCCCTGCCGCGGCGGGCGCGACCAACGTCGGCGGCCAGGGTGCGCACTGGACCTGCGCCATCCCGCGGCCCGCCTTCAGCGAGAAGGTCGACTTCATCGACGACGGCGAATGGGAGGACCTCATCTCGACCGCCGAGGGGCTGCTCCACGCCCAGAGCGCGGCGTTCGCCGACTCGCCGATCGGCACCGCCATCCGCTCCCTCCTCGACGACGAGTTCGGCGCCGAACTCCCGCCGGGCTACGGCGTGGGCACGCTGCCGGTCGCGGGCGACCCGCAGCCCGACGGGTCGATGGTCTGGGCGGGAGCGAACACCGTCCTCGGACCGCTCATCGAGGCGGGGACGCCCGAATCCGCACGATTCGAGCTGCGCGACCTCACCCTCGTCCGGCGCATCGAGCACGAGGGCGGCCACGCGACCGGCGTCACGATCGAGGACCTCCGCACGAAGGAGGTGTCGTTCGTCCCCGCCGAGGTCGTCGTCGTCGCGGCGGACGCCTTCCGGTCTCCGCAGCTGCTGTGGGCATCCGGCATCCGACCCGCCGCACTGGGGCGCTACCTCACCGAGCACCACGTGGTGATCACGACGATCGCGCTCGACGAGGAGCGGATGGGCGGGCTCATCTCGCAGGAGGAGTTCGAGACCGAGCTCGCCCGCCGCGCGCTGAACGCCGCCGATCCTGTCGCGGCGGTCAACCGCATCCCGTTCTCGGAGCCCGATCACCCGCTCTCGCTGCAGGTGATGTACGCCGAGAACCCGCCCTTCCAGCTCGACCCGTCGCACCCCGCCGCGGGCAACCGCTGGGGCTACGTGAACATGGGCTACGGCGTGCGCAAGTTCCCGCGCGTCGAGGACGGCGTGACCTTCCACGACGACGAGCTCGACTACCGGGGCTTCCCGAACATGACGATCGAGTACGCGCTGACGGATGCCGAGCAGCCCGAGCTCGACGAGGCCCACGAGCGGATCCGCCGCGCCGGCGCGGCCCTCGGCACCTTCATCGCCGAGCCGAGGCTCCTGCCGAACGGCTCGAGCCTGCACTACATGGGCACGATGAGGATGGGCGCGGCCGACGACGGCACGTCGGTGGCCGACCCCTGGTCGCACGTGTGGGGCTTCGACAACCTCGTCGTGGGAGGCAACGCCCTCATCCCGACCGCGAACACGATGAACCCGACCCTCATGAGCGTCGCGATCGCCGTGCGCGGGGCGCGGCGGGTGGTCGACGAGCTCGCCGACGCGCGAGTGGAGGTCTCGGCCGGCTGA
- a CDS encoding SDR family oxidoreductase has protein sequence MTSAAYPGLESRTIVVTGAGGGQGAAEARLLAESGARVIATDVTDAPPRDLAGVEYRRLDVADETAWAALARDLADRLGDEPLRGLVNNAGITHRARLGAVDRAAWDRVLAVDLTGPLLGIQALAPLMGAGSSIVNIGSSAALNGHYPVAYTASKWGLRGLTHAAATELGPRGVRVNVVHPGFIETPMTASAPDAMRAAQLALTPLERTGESDEVARVVAFLLSDAASYVSGAEIPVDGGFTSSAGAKYMSDRVAAP, from the coding sequence ATGACCAGCGCCGCCTACCCGGGACTCGAGAGCCGCACGATCGTCGTGACCGGGGCGGGCGGCGGCCAAGGCGCCGCCGAGGCGCGGCTGCTCGCGGAATCCGGGGCGCGGGTGATCGCGACGGACGTGACCGACGCCCCGCCGCGCGACCTCGCCGGGGTCGAGTACCGGCGGCTCGACGTGGCGGACGAGACGGCGTGGGCGGCCCTCGCGCGGGACCTGGCCGATCGGCTCGGGGACGAGCCGCTGCGCGGCCTCGTCAACAACGCCGGCATCACGCACCGCGCACGGCTCGGCGCCGTCGACCGCGCCGCTTGGGACCGCGTGCTCGCGGTCGACCTCACCGGCCCGCTGCTCGGCATCCAGGCGCTCGCGCCGCTCATGGGCGCCGGATCGTCCATCGTGAACATCGGATCGTCCGCCGCGCTGAACGGCCACTATCCGGTCGCGTACACGGCGTCGAAGTGGGGGCTGCGCGGACTCACGCACGCCGCGGCGACCGAACTCGGTCCCCGCGGCGTCCGTGTCAACGTCGTCCACCCCGGCTTCATCGAGACGCCGATGACGGCGAGCGCGCCGGACGCGATGCGCGCGGCCCAACTCGCCCTCACACCGCTCGAGCGCACGGGCGAGTCCGACGAGGTGGCGCGCGTCGTCGCTTTCCTGCTGTCCGACGCCGCGTCGTACGTGTCCGGGGCCGAGATCCCCGTCGACGGGGGGTTCACCTCGTCGGCCGGCGCGAAGTACATGTCGGACCGCGTCGCCGCCCCGTGA